One window of Dermacentor albipictus isolate Rhodes 1998 colony unplaced genomic scaffold, USDA_Dalb.pri_finalv2 scaffold_14, whole genome shotgun sequence genomic DNA carries:
- the LOC135914762 gene encoding uncharacterized protein yields the protein MGHRIPTSLKELDPEDINLRFPGLGLNIPCTAEDGGVDNGGISMYCCHILERLSAWNHFFWHVGLQLRELVAPGKLSLVRLARLGSGGLQQEVRSRDARLLFHLLLVRHCCVVSAHFDEVVCEGSGLGEYRELVVSALQNNTSLRALTLGSLFCDYRCIREDMFRAMGKMTHLRELVISGTGAVPSDLLDAICALLVDTTSLATLSMSGLIFDAENGKRLLAALRHNESIANLSLHRSILHSRFPNGVPIFSRFLTTSVRLCSLSVLDVCSDSANTYNDLTCMSAALVIRGTLSKLKLSGFLLNADCAGLLACLVSRRGGFLKHLDISGCHWRAESWLRDDARPIDLEQPGPVFCKPICPWLQGFDNTWVKLSYLAFSFAGLKPDVLGALLNTAATIKSLDTISVSDVPLYELKEVCHVIREAGMSDRVRIAGGYLVDRAALNMLQEFPEGLRHVTVSSLFEPRPEVFRQTVDIACSWYQLTALCLLLTQNVLSDVDTVLLLSNCLLTATGLRELKLRGCNKPDLSRCLRAEDSSHSVLLEAIFENPGVRELRMTGFRLGRANLWFLADQVIASETLCEVSFAACDMFENQRFVQFLAADFRQNKMIVHLQVLESVDGETLDERFVLEDLLGRNIGYLTCAAHFVVLEGYLPRCAEAYETVYHSPALNGKIHELASLKEASRNDGRKFWDDVIFSKCRE from the exons ATGGGCCACAGGATCCCCACGAGTCTGAAAGAGTTAGATCCTGAAGACATCAACCTACGCTTCCCGGGATTAGGCCTCAACATTCCTTGCACGGCGGAAGACGGTGGCGTCGACAATGGCGGCATTTCAATGTATTGCTGTCACATTCTCGAACGGCTATCCGCGTGGAATcacttcttctggcatgtcggcTTGCAGCTGCGTGAACTCGTCGCACCCGGAAAACTGTCCCTTGTGCGGCTCGCCCGCTTGGGCAGCGGCGGCCTCCAGCAAGAAGTGCGCAGTCGCGACGCTCGGCTTCTCTTCCACCTGCTCTTGGTGCGGCACTGTTGCGTCGTGAGCGCTCACTTCGACGAAGTCGTCTGTGAAGGAAGTGGGCTCGGCGAGTACCGAGAGCTCGTCGTCTCGGCGCTTCAGAACAACACGAGTCTGAGAGCGTTGACCCTCGGCAGCCTATTTTGCGACTACAG GTGCATTCGAGAGGACATGTTCAGGGCGATGGGAAAGATGACGCACCTGCGAGAACTGGTCATCTCGGGCACCGGCGCAGTGCCCTCAGACCTGCTGGACGCGATTTGTGCGCTCCTGGTAGACACGACGAGTCTGGCCACTCTCTCGATGTCGGGTCTCATTTTCGACGCGGAAAACGGGAAGCGCCTCCTCGCCGCGCTTCGGCACAACGAAAGCATTGCGAACCTGTCTTTGCACCGCAGCATTCTTCATTCTCGTTTCCCGAACGGAGTGCCCATTTTCTCCCGTTTTCTGACCACCAGTGTTCGCCTGTGCTCTCTGAGCGTGCTCGATGTGTGTTCGGATTCGGCAAACACGTACAACGATCTAACGTGCATGTCCGCAGCGCTTGTCATTCGCGGAACGCTCTCGAAGCTGAAACTTTCCGGCTTCCTTCTAAACGCCGACTGCGCGGGCCTTCTTGCATGTCTCGTGTCCCGGAGAGGTGGTTTCCTCAAACACCTGGACATTAGCGGCTGCCATTGGAGAGCGGAGTCGTGGCTTCGCGACGACGCTCGACCGATAGACTTGGAACAACCAGGTCCTGTCTTTTGCAAACCCATCTGTCCCTGGCTTCAGGGGTTCGACAATACGTGGGTAAAACTCTCGTATCTCGCCTTCAGCTTCGCGGGACTCAAGCCAGATGTCCTCGGAGCTCTCTTGAACACCGCCGCCACCATCAAATCTCTCGACACCATCTCGGTCAGTGACGTGCCGCTGTACGAACTGAAGGAAGTCTGCCATGTCATCCGGGAGGCCGGAATGAGTGACCGAGTCCGTATAGCAGGCGGATACCTTGTCGACCGGGCGGCACTAAATATGCTCCAAGAGTTTCCAGAAGGACTGCGCCATGTGACCGTCAGTTCGCTCTTTGAGCCGAGGCCGGAGGTATTTCGACAGACTGTTGACATAGCGTGCTCTTGGTACCAGCTGACTGCGCTCTGTCTGCTCCTGACGCAGAATGTTCTAAGCGACGTCGACACGGTGCTCTTGTTGAGCAACTGTTTGCTCACTGCTACCGGGTTAAGGGAGCTCAAGTTGAGGGGTTGTAACAAGCCAGACCTGAGCCGCTGTCTTCGGGCAGAGGACAGTTCTCATAGCGTGCTTCTCGAGGCTATCTTCGAAAATCCGGGCGTCCGAGAGCTGCGAATGACCGGGTTCCGTCTAGGCCGGGCCAACTTGTGGTTCCTGGCCGACCAGGTGATCGCCAGCGAGACGCTGTGCGAAGTATCCTTTGCTGCCTGTGACATGTTCGAGAACCAAAGGTTTGTTCAGTTCCTCGCGGCAGATTTCCGACAGAACAAGATGATCGTACATTTGCAAGTTTTGGAATCTGTTGACGGAGAAACACTAGATGAGAGGTTTGTCCTCGAAGATCTTCTCGGTCGCAACATAGGCTACCTCACGTGCGCAGCGCACTTTGTAGTCCTCGAGGGCTACTTGCCGCGCTGCGCAGAAGCCTACGAGACCGTCTACCATAGCCCAGCCCTGAACGGGAAAATCCACGAGCTCGCGTCCTTGAAAGAGGCGTCGCGGAACGATGGAAGGAAATTTTGGGATGACGTGATTTTTAGTAAGTGTCGCGAGTAG